One Nicotiana sylvestris chromosome 12, ASM39365v2, whole genome shotgun sequence genomic window carries:
- the LOC138882660 gene encoding uncharacterized protein, with the protein MDRLTKLAHFLPVKSTDTAEQYAQLHIKEIVRLHGTPVSIILDRGAQFTTNIWKKFQQGLGTQVNLSTTFHPQTDGQAERTIQTLEDMLRVCVLDFKGPDLVHQAMEKVKIIKEQLKTAQNRQKSYSNKVVGDSSAIVPIETIKDNEELLYEEILVAILDRQVQKLRNKEITSVKVLWRNQQIEEATWEAEEEMKKKYPRLFE; encoded by the exons ATGGATCGACTCACCAAATTAGCACACTTCTTACCAGTCAAATCTACTGACACAGCGGAACAATATGCTCAACTgcatatcaaagaaatagtcaggttgcatggcaccccagtctcaatcattttagatcgaggggctcaattcACGACAAacatttggaagaaatttcagcaaggtttgggtactcaagtaaatcttagtacaacctttcatccacaaactgatgggcaggcagagcggaccattcagacgcttgaggacatgttgcgtgtttGTGTTCTTGATTTTAAAG ggccAGACCTTGTGCATCAAGCTATGGAGAAGGTTAAGATTATTAAGGAGcagttgaaaactgctcagaaccgtcaaaagtcctattcgaaT AAGGTAGTTGGAGATTCATCCGCTATTGTACCAATTGAGACTATTAAAGATAATGAAGAATTGTTGTATGAAGAAATTCTAGTTGCCatccttgataggcaagtccaaaagttgagaaataaagaaattacctccgtgaaagtgttatggcgaaaccagcaaattgaggaagccacttgggaagctgaggaagaaatgaaaaagaagtaccctCGTTTGTTTGAATAG